A window of Strix aluco isolate bStrAlu1 chromosome 2, bStrAlu1.hap1, whole genome shotgun sequence contains these coding sequences:
- the CYSLTR2 gene encoding cysteinyl leukotriene receptor 2: MNISEMALDNNFTNSSFNCTIDSFKQVIYPIMYLFIFCLGVVGNGLSIYVFFQPSQRKTSVNIYMQNLAVSDLMFVSTLPFRASYFLLGSRWIFGDIVCRIMTYTLYVNMYCSIYFLTVLSVVRFIAIVYPFKHWKVTNIKYARITCAAIWVFVLAASSPLLSKEIAGYSNPAKCLDLHPSSTHRLLMMNSFVLIVGFILPFFTIIVCYIFAIKALLKSKTPQHKKAVCHKKALSTIIITLILFLLCFLPYHILRTAHLMHSSCSQASLPVHKALVVALCLAAMNSCLDPVLYYFAAENFKARIRSLYHR, from the coding sequence ATGAATATTTCCGAGATGGCACTAGACAACAACTTCACTAACAGCTCCTTTAACTGTACGATTGACAGCTTCAAGCAAGTAATTTATCCCATCATGTATCTCTTTATCTTCTGCCTGGGTGTTGTTGGAAATGGCCTCtccatttatgttttcttccagccTTCACAGAGGAAGACCTCAGTAAACATTTACATGCAGAACTTGGCTGTTTCAGATCTCATGTTCGTGAGCACTTTGCCCTTTCGGGCCTCATATTTCCTGTTGGGATCACGTTGGATATTTGGTGATATCGTCTGCAGGATCATGACTTACACCTTGTACGTGAACATGTACTGCAGCATTTATTTTCTCACTGTGCTCAGTGTGGTTCGTTTCATAGCCATCGTCTACCCGTTCAAACACTGGAAAGTAACCAACATAAAGTATGCCAGGATAACATGCGCAGCCATATGGGTCTTCGTGCTGGCAGCCTCCAGCCCTCTGTTAAGCAAGGAAATCGCTGGGTACAGCAACCCAGCCAAGTGCTTGGACCTCCACCCTTCCAGCACGCACAGGCTCCTCATGATGAACAGCTTTGTCCTCATCGTGGGCTTCATTCTGCCATTTTTCACAATTATTGTCTGCTACATCTTTGCAATCAAAGCGTTGCTCAAGTCCAAGACTCCACAGCACAAGAAGGCAGTCTGTCACAAGAAGGCACTGTCCACCATCATCATcactctcatcctcttcctcctctgtttcctgCCATATCACATACTGCGAACTGCCCACCTGAtgcacagcagctgcagccaggcCAGCCTGCCCGTGCACAAAGCACTGGTGGTTGCTCTCTGCCTTGCTGCCATGAACAGCTGCCTTGATCCTGTCCTCTATTACTTTGCGGCTGAAAATTTCAAAGCGAGAATCAGAAGTTTGTACCACAGGTAG